In a genomic window of Gloeocapsopsis dulcis:
- a CDS encoding RNA recognition motif domain-containing protein: MSIYVGNLSYEVEQDDLKQVFLEYGDVKSVQLPTDRETGRVRGFAFVEMGTEAEEAAAIEALDGAEWMGRNLKVNKAKPREDRSSGGGRRGNGGGGYSRRY; the protein is encoded by the coding sequence ATGTCAATTTATGTCGGTAATCTATCTTATGAGGTAGAGCAAGATGACCTCAAACAAGTTTTTTTAGAGTACGGAGACGTTAAGAGCGTACAACTACCCACAGATCGCGAAACAGGGCGAGTCCGAGGTTTTGCTTTTGTAGAAATGGGAACAGAAGCTGAAGAAGCTGCGGCGATCGAAGCGCTTGATGGTGCTGAGTGGATGGGCCGTAACCTAAAAGTAAATAAAGCTAAACCCAGAGAAGATAGATCTTCTGGTGGTGGAAGGCGAGGAAACGGTGGTGGCGGTTACTCTCGCCGCTACTAA